The Candidatus Binatus sp. genomic interval TGTCGAGATTCTGGAACGGCACGTCGGCCAAATTGCCGTCGAGGATCGACACTTTCGCGTCGCCGCGCAGCGTCTGCATCATGCGATCGCCGCTGGTGGCCGCGATTTTCGCCGAGCCGGTCATCATCCCGCGCGCAGTCTCGGCCATCTTGGATTTTTGCGCCGCGAGAATTTGCTGCAGATTGACATTCGAAAAGTTGACCGTCGCGGAAAACGGCGACGCCGTATCGAGAATCGCCTCGGCCGTCGCAGCAACGTTGCCGGAGAACGCCTTGACGTTGAGCGATTGCACGCGCGCGCGCTTGCCGTCGAGCGACGCGTTGAGGTTCAAATTCTCGTACGCCACGCCCGAAAGATCGCCCGACGCCGACGTGACCTTGGAGTTCACCGAAAGTCCGCCGGGTTGCATCGCGACTCCGCCCGTCGCAGCGAGTTGATTCACCTGGTCCTCGGGCGGACGCGTCGGCACGAAATCCGCCAGATGAATCGATCCCGCGGTGAGATCGAAATTCGCGAGCAGCGGTTGAAGCTGCACGACGTGCGATTTGAGCGTCCCGTGCGCCGGCCCGAGGTTGAACGTCATCGGGCCAACGTCGGCGCTATTGCCCGCCAGCCGGATATTGCCGTTGAGTTTGCTGAGCGCCGGAAGTTTCGCGTCGGGCTGCGCGGCCGAAACGTCGGTCAGCGACACCGTGCCTTTGGCCGACGGCTTGCTGCCGATCATCGTGACGTCGGAATGAATCTCGGCCTTGCCGCCGAGATTGTATTTCGCGAGCACCGCCACCTGCTTGGCGATCGCGGGCTCCTCTTTGGGAAGCGCGGCGAGATCGAAGCTGTTGGTATCGATACGCGCCGACATCTGCCCGCCGCCGACGCGAATCCGGGTCGCCTTGAGATTGAGATCGCCGACCGCGAGCGTCACGTTGCCGTTTACCGCGGGTTTGCCGTCCGCCAGCGCGACATCGGCGTGAATTTCGGTTTTGCCGCGCGGATCGTACTTCGCGAGATCGGGAATCATCTTCGCGAGCGCCGTCAGATCGAAATTATTGGTATCGATGCGCGCGGAAGTACTGCCGCCGCCAACCTTGATATTCGTCGCCTTCAAATCGAGGTCGCCGAGCGAAACGTTGGCGACTTTCACATCGATCGCCGAGCCAATCCGCGAACCTTCCGCATCGACCTTGAGCTTGATATCGGCGGGCTTGTTGAACGTGTTGCCGAACGTGATCTTCTCGTCGCTCAAATCGCTCGAGACCACGAATTTGAGCGATTCGATCGTGCCGTCGGCCTGCGCCTCCGCGCTGATCGGCTGAGGGATGACGAGTTTCGGCGGAATCGATTTCGCGATCAGCTGGATGGCGCGCAACTGGCTCAGCAGGATCGGTCCGACTTTGGCTTTCACCGAAAATGGAATCGCCGACACGTCCATCACGCCGTTCTTCATCAGCGGGCCGAGCGTGCTGTCGATATCGAGATTCTGCTTGTCGGCAAACGCGGCCATCGTGAGCGCGACCGTGAACGGCGCGTTGAAGCCAAAATCCTTCACGCTCAGATCGATCGCGTTCAGCATCGCGGATTGCTTCGCGCCTTCCTGCTGATAAATCAGCGTGCCGTCGCGAATCGAGAAATTCTTCACGAACAGCGAGCCGAGCGGCGACGGCTTGGCGCGGAGCCGCTTTTCCTTCTCCGCGGCCTCGCGCGCGGCGTCGCCACCCTCGGGCTTCTTGCCGACCGTCGATACGTTCAGCCGCCCGTCCTGCATCTGGATGATTCGAATCACCGGCTTTTCGAGCGAAACTTCGTCCACCTCGATCCGGCGCGCGAGCAGGGGGGCAAGTTGCAGCTTGGCGTAAACGTCGCTCGCCTCGACGAACGGCATCTGCGCGAGCGTCGGGTCGTCGCCAATTTTGACGTTCTTCAAATCGGCGGTGATGCCCCATCCGAGCGACACCGTGATGTCGCTGGCCTGCACCTCGCGGCCGAGCGCGAGACTCACGCGATCGAGCAGGCCCTGCTTGTGGCCCGCGATGATCGAATTCAGGTTGGTCGCCGCGTAGAACAGCACGCCCGCGGCCACGATCACGATCGTTCCGAGAACAGCGGCTGAGATTATCACGATACGGCGCATGGTCGGCCCCCTCTCGGATCTCGAGATACGGCAGCCAAGTCTAATCGATGCGCGCTCGCCGCACCAAGTAAAACGCCGATGCGGTCGCTCGCGATAGCGTGATTTGAACCATCCTCGTGCTTCAGCGTAAGCTGGTGGCCTCTCGCTCAGGTTCACGGATCCGGACTTTCAGATGGCCAAGAAGCGAAAGCATGCGCCGGCGAAACCCGCAGCCGCCAAAGCCGCGGCGCCCAAACCGATCTTCGCGTCGCCGTTCAAGGATCTCAAAAAGATGCTCGCGGAGCGCAAGCTGAGCCAGCCTGCGCCCGGGATCGCCGCGAACAAAACGCCGCTTCAGGCGCCTGCTCAAGCGACGGCCGCGAAAATCGCGACGACCTCGATCGCCGCGGCGAGTGCGATCACCGCGGAACTCGACGACGACGCGATCCTGAAGCAGGCGCTCGAAGGAGTGCGGCCGCTCAACGGTTCGCGCCGCGCAAGGATGCCGGTCGAGCCGCCGGTCGGTCACACGATCGTCGATGAAGACGCGGAAGTAATCGCGCAACTGTCGGATTTGGTCTCAGGCCAGGCGCCGTTCGATATCAGCGAGACCGAGGAATACGTCGAGGGGCGGCGCGTCGGCCTCGATCCGCGCCTGGTGTCGCAACTGCGGCGCGGCGAGTTCGCGGTCCAGGATCATTTCGATTTGCACGGGATGATCCAGCCCGATGCGAAAGAATCGCTGAAGGATTTCATCCTGAGGTCGGTTCGCAAAGGCCTGCGCACCGTGCTGGTCGTGCATGGGCGCGGGCTCGGATCTCCGGGCGGACGAGCGGTGCTGAAACACGCGTGCGCCGGATGGCTGTCTCACGGCTCGATCGGAGGACACGTGCTGGCGTTCACCAGCGCGCGTCCCGCCGACGGCGGGGCGGGCGCAATGTACGTATTGCTGCGGCGCGAGCGCCGCCGCGAACCCTTCGACATCCTGCAGGGCGCGAAACGCAGCTAACGTTTCGCGCTGTCACTGATTAGCGGCGTACGGTCTACGGATAGTGACCGAAGTCGGCGTCATTGAAATTTCGAGATACCGACGCACGCCGACTGCCAACCTATCACGTCATCAGACTTGTCAGCCGCAATTCGAATAAACTGAGAGATGATATAATTAGTTGCTAGGAGGGGAGCAGGATGTCCGTTCAGGATCTGTTTTCGAGGCGGAAGCGACGTGCTGAACAAGCCGGGCAACCCGAAGTTTATCAGTATGACGCCCTACCGAACCCTCTCCGCATCCAGATAATCCACATTTGGCGCGCAGCAATTGGCCGCTATGCGAATCCTGATCCGTACGGTTGGCAGCCCGATCCGCCCAATAGCAATGATCTGTGGCACGAGATCGAATCCGTGTTGTCAAAAGAAAAAGGCGTATTTCGGTTGGCGACCGGCGATAACTCTCTGGCGCGTTGTTCTAACTACTTGCTGGATGCACCGATCGAGGACGCATTAGATGTCATCGAATTGACGTTCCGAATCATTTGGAATTTCGCGAACTTAGATGACTATAAATGGCAATCCGAGGTGAGAAGTAGAGGTCTGAAGCAAGCTCCAGATGACGCCATTTCTGAACTGAATTATCGGTTTCGGGAGGCTCAACTCGGCTACCAGTTTGATAGCGGAAATATAATTCGAGTTGATAGTCAGTACTTACATAGCGAAGCTGTCAAGCCCGCACTTTCCCTGTTAGCTGATCCTCGATTCAAGGGACCACGTGAAGAGTTTCTGCACGCTCACGAATTGTACAGGACTGCCGGCAAGGACGAGCATCAAAAGCGCGAGGATGCCATTACGGGGTCGCTCAAAGCGTTCGAGAGCACCCTCAAAGTGATATGCGGCCTGAAGAAATGGCATTGCCCCGCGAATGCTACGGCCGCCCCTTTGATCAAGACCGTAATCGACAATGGTCTAATACCCCCGTTCTTGCAGACCTCAATGGAAGGGCTGGCAACCTTAAGGAATAAAATTGCCGCGCATGGTCGAGGCGAGCAGATGCGACAGGTCCCCTCGCACCTAGTCGCGTATGCCCTACATCTCGCGGCATCGAACATCGTCATGCTGGTCGAGGCTTTCAATGGCGTGGGGCGTGTTTAAAGTCGTTCCACCGAGTACTTTTCACCGAATTCGCACAAAATGAGAAACGGGGCTCCGCGAGGAGCCCCGTCGTTGCGAAATGATCGCTAAACCTTCTTCCTCGACTAGATCTTCGCCTGCAGCAAAAATCCGATCACCAATGCGTACAGCGTCAGCGCTTCGATGAAGGCGAGACCGAGCAGCATCGGCGTGAAGATTTGACCCGCCGCGTTGGGATTGCGCCCGATCGATTCCATCGCCGATGCCGCCATCCGTCCCTGGCCGAGCGCGCTGCCGAATGCCGCGATACCCACGCCGAGGTTCGCCGCGAGCGCGATCAAGCCCGCGCGCAGCGGTGCGCCATTGCCGGCCGCGACGTCATCCGCCGCCATCGCGAGCAGCGGCGACGCGAGAATCGCCATCGACGCCATCGTCAGAACCGTACCTAACCGTCGAACCATTTCCGTTCCTCCTGGTTTGCGCGCGCCTTCGAGTGCGTTACCCGCCGCATCTCTTTCCTCTACCACCACCGTTCGGGACTACATCCCTGGCGCGATTTTCACATGCTGAAATTTAATTCAGAAAATTTGTTTCGTTTAATGTTCGTGGCTGACGGCGAGCCGCACGTATGACATCGCAAGGATCATGAACACCATCGCCTGGATGATGCACACGATCGAGCCGAGCGTCAGAAATGCCAGCGGCACGATCACTTTGGTCAGGCCGGTGAAGATGCCGAGCACCATGTGGTCGGCGAACATGTTGGCGTAGAGACGAACGCCGAGCGAAAACGGCCGAAACACATTGTCGGCGATTTCGATCATGAGCATCAGCGGCGCGATCGCGATCATCGGTCCGAGGAACGTTCGCAGATAGCCGCCGACGCCCTGCGCTTTCATCCCGTGGTAGATGTAAAAAATGAAGCAGATCGTGCCGAGCGCAAAAGTCAGATCGGAATCGCCGGTCGGCGGTTCCATCCCCGGAACCAATCCAAGAAAATTCGCCAACAGGATGAACAGGAACAGGCTTCCGAAAAACGGCACGAAGCTCCGATAATGATGAAGCTGGGTGACTTCGTGGACGAAGCCGTCGGCCCACTCGACGATGGTCTCGGAAATCGAGCGCAGACTTATCTTGTCGTCGGATAGCAGCGGATCATTCGCGGTCTCGAGCGATCGGCGCGCAAGAAAAGCGAAGATCAGCAGCACGCCCATCACCAGCCAGGCACCGACGACCACCTCGGGGATCTTGCCGCCGCCAAGTATTTCTAGAAAATTTATCGATTTCTGCAAACCAGTTTCTCCGCCGCAGCGATTCTAGCTTGAACCGCGCAGCGAGGCACGCCCGGTTTCAATAATGGCC includes:
- a CDS encoding AsmA-like C-terminal region-containing protein is translated as MRRIVIISAAVLGTIVIVAAGVLFYAATNLNSIIAGHKQGLLDRVSLALGREVQASDITVSLGWGITADLKNVKIGDDPTLAQMPFVEASDVYAKLQLAPLLARRIEVDEVSLEKPVIRIIQMQDGRLNVSTVGKKPEGGDAAREAAEKEKRLRAKPSPLGSLFVKNFSIRDGTLIYQQEGAKQSAMLNAIDLSVKDFGFNAPFTVALTMAAFADKQNLDIDSTLGPLMKNGVMDVSAIPFSVKAKVGPILLSQLRAIQLIAKSIPPKLVIPQPISAEAQADGTIESLKFVVSSDLSDEKITFGNTFNKPADIKLKVDAEGSRIGSAIDVKVANVSLGDLDLKATNIKVGGGSTSARIDTNNFDLTALAKMIPDLAKYDPRGKTEIHADVALADGKPAVNGNVTLAVGDLNLKATRIRVGGGQMSARIDTNSFDLAALPKEEPAIAKQVAVLAKYNLGGKAEIHSDVTMIGSKPSAKGTVSLTDVSAAQPDAKLPALSKLNGNIRLAGNSADVGPMTFNLGPAHGTLKSHVVQLQPLLANFDLTAGSIHLADFVPTRPPEDQVNQLAATGGVAMQPGGLSVNSKVTSASGDLSGVAYENLNLNASLDGKRARVQSLNVKAFSGNVAATAEAILDTASPFSATVNFSNVNLQQILAAQKSKMAETARGMMTGSAKIAATSGDRMMQTLRGDAKVSILDGNLADVPFQNLDMVAVANNGSARLQSLRLKAFAGDISATGETRLGPSAPFSAAMNFTNLDLQQMLAAQKSKSAGIVRGTLTGNMNVAAVAGPFDQMKPTFKGDGRLNVVNGKLIGVNIGGESLQKLTNLPVVGNLVPLGVIQRHPELFNNPNTDIQNASLSYVLAGPRITSHDIKVQTVDYNLLGDGWFDLDRNIDLAVRMVLSQPFSRELVQQNKNVAYIVNTQGQVDFPVQISGQLPKPSVLPNVSELAQRAAMHEAQNQGEKYLGKVLGKKGMPGGAAGGLIGGLLGGGSGDTSGGSTGGAPMGSAPMTGPYGSAPAPAAPSGGLFGKKGLPGAIGGLLGMPSDTSGTSNPGGAPGYAPGASPNSNPGYAGAPPAGSNASTPPSDPYGGYAGQPPPSGAGRKGGGGRNRQQQKPQNPPNPLDQLQKLF
- a CDS encoding Smr/MutS family protein; translation: MAKKRKHAPAKPAAAKAAAPKPIFASPFKDLKKMLAERKLSQPAPGIAANKTPLQAPAQATAAKIATTSIAAASAITAELDDDAILKQALEGVRPLNGSRRARMPVEPPVGHTIVDEDAEVIAQLSDLVSGQAPFDISETEEYVEGRRVGLDPRLVSQLRRGEFAVQDHFDLHGMIQPDAKESLKDFILRSVRKGLRTVLVVHGRGLGSPGGRAVLKHACAGWLSHGSIGGHVLAFTSARPADGGAGAMYVLLRRERRREPFDILQGAKRS
- a CDS encoding STM4504/CBY_0614 family protein, encoding MSVQDLFSRRKRRAEQAGQPEVYQYDALPNPLRIQIIHIWRAAIGRYANPDPYGWQPDPPNSNDLWHEIESVLSKEKGVFRLATGDNSLARCSNYLLDAPIEDALDVIELTFRIIWNFANLDDYKWQSEVRSRGLKQAPDDAISELNYRFREAQLGYQFDSGNIIRVDSQYLHSEAVKPALSLLADPRFKGPREEFLHAHELYRTAGKDEHQKREDAITGSLKAFESTLKVICGLKKWHCPANATAAPLIKTVIDNGLIPPFLQTSMEGLATLRNKIAAHGRGEQMRQVPSHLVAYALHLAASNIVMLVEAFNGVGRV
- the atpE gene encoding ATP synthase F0 subunit C produces the protein MVRRLGTVLTMASMAILASPLLAMAADDVAAGNGAPLRAGLIALAANLGVGIAAFGSALGQGRMAASAMESIGRNPNAAGQIFTPMLLGLAFIEALTLYALVIGFLLQAKI
- the atpB gene encoding F0F1 ATP synthase subunit A, which codes for MQKSINFLEILGGGKIPEVVVGAWLVMGVLLIFAFLARRSLETANDPLLSDDKISLRSISETIVEWADGFVHEVTQLHHYRSFVPFFGSLFLFILLANFLGLVPGMEPPTGDSDLTFALGTICFIFYIYHGMKAQGVGGYLRTFLGPMIAIAPLMLMIEIADNVFRPFSLGVRLYANMFADHMVLGIFTGLTKVIVPLAFLTLGSIVCIIQAMVFMILAMSYVRLAVSHEH